In Hyla sarda isolate aHylSar1 chromosome 9, aHylSar1.hap1, whole genome shotgun sequence, the following proteins share a genomic window:
- the LOC130291891 gene encoding piggyBac transposable element-derived protein 4-like, translating into MSRRRMYSTEEAYAFLASSSGSDSGEELLYLPSSSSSSTDSDEEPPRHRPRPGPSTSPSTNIEPGPSAISEWAPASNFIPNLPEFVATAGIRVDTVGLKEADFFQLFFSEELINLIVEETNRYAEQFIAANPQAYHARPYQWTPTNALELKTFFALLFNMGIVKKPTIRSYWSNDMLYHTPLYRSVMPRNRFEALLKFLHYANNENCPPPSDPNFDRIYKIRPLVNYLNQKFSEVYTPEKEIAVDESLVHFKGRLHFRQYLPNKRARYGVKLYKLCEGTTGYTHKFRVYEGKDSKIEPPECPPVLKTTGKIVWDLVHPLLDQGYNIYLDNFYTSVPLLQCLFAKGTVACGTIRRNQRDLPKIFVRQKLKKGESKAVCKDNMMLVKYQDKRDVLVLTTLHPDRSTPVQVRGTTESAPKPVCIQDYNKFMGGVDLSDQALQPYTALRKTKTWYKKLALHLFQITMYNSFVVYKRAGNTCTYLQFQENVIKDFLFGDPEGEESRATGSENRIVPGQHFPAVVPRRESGSRQQKRCRVCSKRGIRKCTIYHCETCPHKPGLCIEDCFKIYHTTYDI; encoded by the coding sequence ATGTCAAGGCGTCGCATGTACAGcactgaggaggcatatgccttcttgGCATCTTCCTCTGGTTCAGATAGTGGTGAAGAGTTGTTATATttgccctcttcttcttcctcttccactGATTCTGACGAGGAACCTCCCCGCCACCGCCCTAGGCCAGGTCCTAGTACCAGTCCTAGTACCAATATTGAGCCAGGTCCTAGTGCCATCTCTGAGTGGGCTCCAGCTTCAAACTTTATACCCAATTTGCCTGAGTTTGTGGCCACTGCAGGCATTCGTGTTGACACCGTGGGGTTGAAAGAAGCTGATTTTTTTCAGCTCTTCTTTTCAGAAGAGCTGATTAATTTGATAGTGGAGGAAACCAACCGGTATGCTGAGCAATTCATTGCGGCCAATCCACAGGCATATCATGCTAGGCCTTATCAATGGACGCCAACCAATGCACTAGAGCTCAAAACattttttgcccttttgtttaACATGGGCATAGTTAAAAAGCCCACAATTCGCTCCTATTGGAgtaatgatatgctttaccataCTCCACTGTACCGGTCGGTCATGCCAAGGAATCGGTTTGAAGCCCTCCTCAAATTTCTACATTATGCTAATAATGAAAATTGTCCACCTCCCAGTGATCCAAATTTTGATCGCATATATAAAATTCGGCCCCTTGTTAATTATTTAAATCAAAAATTTTCTGAAGTTTACACCCCAGAAAAAGAGATTGCAGTGGACGAATCTCTTGTGCACTTCAAAGGAAGGTTGCACTTTAGGCAATACCTGCCTAACAAACGGGCCAGGTATGGGGTAAAACTGTATAAGTTGTGCGAGGGCACAACCGGCTATACGCACAAATTCAGAGTCTATGAGGGGAAAGACTCTAAAATAGAGCCCCCAGAGTGTCCCCCCGTACTAAAAACAACGGGAAAAATAGTATGGGATCTAGTTCACCCCCTGCTAGATCAAGGGTATAACATCTACCTTGATAATTTTTACACTAGCGTCCCATTACTACAATGCCTGTTTGCCAAGGGGACTGTGGCCTGTGGTACCATCAGGCGAAATCAAAGGGATCTGCCTAAAATTTTTGTACGGCAAAAGTTGAAGAAGGGGGAAAGCAAGGCTGTGTGCAAGGACAACATGATGCTTGTGAAGTACCAGGACAAGCGTGATGTTCTTGTACTAACCACCTTACACCCAGACAGATCCACCCCTGTCCAAGTCCGTGGTACCACAGAGAGTGCCCCTAAACCGGTGTGTATCCAGGACTATaataagttcatgggaggggtggaTCTGTCAGATCAGGCCTTGCAGCCGTACACTGCCCTACGCAAAACTAAGACCTGGTATAAAAAATTGGCACTGCACCTCTTCCAAATTACCATGTACAATTCATTTGTGGTGTACAAACGTGCAGGAAATACATGCACATACCTGCAATTCCAGGAAAATGTTATTAAGGACTTTCTGTTTGGGGATCCGGAAGGGGAGGAAAGCAGAGCCACAGGATCGGAGAACAGAATAGttccagggcaacattttcctgCGGTAGTTCCCCGTAGAGAATCGGGGAGTAGGCAACAGAAGCGGTGTCGGGTGTGCTCCAAGCGTGGCATTAGAAAATGCACTATATACCACTGTGAGACATGTCCCCACAAACCCGGTCTGTGCATTGAAGACTGTTTTAAAATCTATCACACAACATATGATATCTAA